TCTCGGTATTGTAATCCcaactaagaaaaaaaaaagacattttataataaattttctttatttaacaaGACGtagtaacaaacaaaagcttatgTAGTCTTTGCCTTAATTATGGTTTTGTCCACCAGGTTAATCAGCCAGCCAGGCTCCAGGCCAAGGAACAGCTGTCGCGCATCCTTAGCAGCTGTAAGCATTTCATAGCTAGCATCCTCCTCAATTTTGGGCAGTTCGTAGCCATATTTTTGGGCCAGCACCAAACGTTCCTTGCTGATCTCCTCTGGATTAGCCAGATAGCCGCGATTCTTAGCATCTGTATAGTACTCAATGGCATCTTGTGGAGGCAGCATGCGTTGTGGTATGGGAATGCCCTTCTCAAACCATTTCTTAGGATTTTTCAGTATGTGTAAGCTGCGTGGATCGTAGTAGGCGGTGCGTATGACACCACCGTTGCGCTCAACAGCAGCTATAACTGCCTCACTGGCATGCTGCACTTCAATATTAATCTTCGCCTTAAAATTGTCGAGTCCCTCGTCTGTTAGCTGAAAGCCATACTCCATCTCCGCCGGTTTCAGCGTTAGTAAACCGGAATTGCACAATGTGGTAATGTCAACGGGTTGACTAATGTCTATGCGGTTGGTATCAATGAGCACCTGTAGCTGAAGCAGCGACAGTGGTGGATACTGGCGACGCATGTGGTGTCCCTTGTAGTAGGGCTCGTATGGAAAACGCAGATAGAAGGGCTGATTGCCTGTTTCATAGCCCAGACGCATAAAGTTCTGACGCTGTCCAGAGCCTTTATTACCAGCGCCGTGTTTATCACCACCATGTTGAGCACGCCCACGCTTATCCTGTCGTAATCaagaaaaataatcaaattgtaaattctCTCTGCATATGTTGTTATTCAACCGGTTGACAAAACTTACAGGTTTCTTAGAGTTGGGATTGGGACGCAGATTGCCAATTTGTACGCGTGGTAAAGTGCGCAACAGCTTTAGCGCTTTATCTGAGGCATCGCGTAAGTTTGCCATTggctgtttaattaattaaactaactttttaataaaagaaaacacagCACGAGCAAGGCACTGTTTTCCAATCAGTGTTTAGCACCGTTTTCATGCGATTTGCAACACTTGTAAAAGCGTTGCCACTTGTTTTTAGATAAATAAGCgccaattatttgttttattttacatatcAGCAGCCCTGGTTAGATTGACACaagcaaaataagcaaaaagaataatataaaattgttttatagaTAAGTTAAAATGTCTAATTGTGCCAAATGTTTGGGGAAAAGCGACCAGAGTACCAAATGCGTTCTCAAAGCTCTGGATACACTcaggcaacattttttaagtaaGTCCTctaacaaactttaatttttcttgTCGGTaagcttgttttgttttttagtgaTGCAGACTGTGTGCGTAGAAAATGCGCATGAAATACTGCAACTAAAACAGCGTAATGGCCAGCTGGAGCTGCAACAGAAACTAAATAGCCCCAAGCGGCGGAGACTCTCACCAAAGAAGCTACAAAAGCAACGCAGCTGCGTTTTCGCCCATAGCACGTCACCATTTGTAGCCGAGAGCCAAAATTCGCTTAATATGAATATAGCACTAGTGCCCAGCGATGATGAGGAAGAATCCATTGCAGAGACAGAACAGCCTGTAAGTCCATACAAGCCCTGGAGCACACGGCGTAAGTTTAACAATTACAATGCGGAGAACGAGCAGCCAGCGGCAAAAACTGAAGCCAATTGGCTGCGCAAGACTCCGTTAAATAGGTTGACCTtgggcaaaggcaaagcacaaaatatttcaccTAGACTGAAGCAGACAAGACTGCAATTTGATAATAGCAAAGAGAGTAAGCCTGGCGATAAGGATATCATAGAATCCAGtccaaatttgtatgcaacgCTTAAGCAAGCTAGCCAGTCACGCTCGCTGCTGCAAAAGTAAGTAGTTGGCATATTTAGGTTACATTATTTTAACACTCATAAGCTTGCAGAAACGTCAACGTCAGCGAATcaagcaccagcagcaacgcaGCCACGGCTAcaaccagcaacaataatCAGACCGCTTTTGTCTTGCACGATGATGACGACTCGTTCTTTTCGCTATGTCCAGATGCAACAGCACCAACGTTGCCACCGGCGCCGCTATCAACAGCTACTGCCCTGCCTAGCTTAAGCAGCACTTCAGGTTCACCCAGCGTTATGATTCTCACACCAGAAACACAGGAAATAGTCTTTGTAGATGATAGCTTGGAAGAGCCTAGTGACTTGAATACAATGGACTTTATGGCGGACAAGGTATCGCTATCAAAGCTGCAACGATACGAAGCCAAGCTAATCGAAGAGCAGCAAAATGcggtaaaaagtaaaaaacaagCGAAGAAGCCAGCTGCTGAGCCGGTGAAAGTAAAGAAGGAAGTGCTTACAGAGCAGATTGAAGCTGGCAATGAATCCACCAAGCTGCCAGATGATTTTGATTTACCTGATAGcgaagaggaggaggaagaagTATTTCCAAGGCCTATAATAGTCAAGCAGGAAAAGCAAAGTGTCAAGGAGCGCTTTAATATAGACTGCGAGCAGTGTGAAAAGTATATCAATTTAATGGGCTCCAAGCTAAGCGATGACAGAATACGCCAGTTTCTTAGTAGCTGCAAGCATATCAATGAACGTGCCTGTGAGCAGAATACGCCTGACGGGTTTTGGAATCCACTAATGGTTTCCTTTGCAGCAGACGATCCACGCAGCAAAGTGCTTGTCGAGCGACGCTTTGCTAAATAATAGACAAAAGTTAAatgcacattttttaatagACTGCAATGAATAACATTACATAGACATGCTAAGTTATTATAAGTTGCCACGCTTGGCCTGCTCGATTTCAATGGCAGTGAAGAGCGACTTGAAGTTGCCAGCACCAAAGCCCTGCGAAAagaagaattatttataaatgtgacAAACGTGCCTGAGATATAGACTTAAACTTACATTATGATTATAGCGCTGAATGACCTCAAGGAAGAGCGTGGGTCTGTCCTGGCAATTCTTGGTGAATATTTGCAACAGGTAACCATTCTCATCGAAATCAATAAGTATATTCAATTTCTGTAATATTTCCATATCCTCTTTGATAACAGTGCGACTGCGTGAGAGCTGCTCCTGCAATATCTCATAGTACGAAGCTGGTATGGTCAGGAACTCGGTGCCACGTGCACGTAAGTTGCTCACAGCTTCAATAATGTCGCTCGTATTGAGCGCAATATGCTGCACGCCTGCGCCACCATAGTAGTCAACATACTCCTGTATCTGTGACTTCTTCTTACCATTGGCAGGCTCATTGATGGGCATCTTGACTGTTTCCTCATAGTTGGCCATGACAATAGAACGCAACGCAGAGTACTCAGTGTGTATCTGCGAATCATCCACCGACCAGAAGCGATGGAACTGCAAAATGCGCTCATACCAGGAGGCAACGCTTTCCATTTCCATATCAGGCTGATTGCCCACCACATGATCAATGAAGTTCAGCTTAGTAGGCGGCAGATGCTTCAGCAGCACATCCTCCTTAGCACGCTCAAAACCAGGCAAGAAGTCACCTTTATAGCCGCTGCGTTCCACAAAAGTGTGCGTAGTGTCGCCATACTGTCCTCGCCAAAGCGGATTAGGGTGAGTAAGGCtgtcattttaatttacaattgcatGCTTACGGTTTTAATCTGTGCGAATCTCACAACACCCTGCTCATCGCTCTCCTCCCAAATGTCGCGCACTACTTCAGCACCTCTGGATACGGCCAGAGTAAAGATTGCATCTAAATCCTCCACTTCGAAGGCTACATCTTTGACTCCATCACCATGTCGCATCAAATGCAAGCCGTGCTCCTCGTCATCGGGCGTATAAGCCGAGACAAAGACAAACTTAATCTTGTTTTGACGCACTGCATATTTGGCAAAGCGTCGCTCTCCTGTCTCCAATCCCTGGTAGCCAAGTGGTTCGAAGCCCAAACGAGTGGTATAATAGCTGGCCGCCTGCTTGGCGTTGCCAACGTAGAACGTTAGATGATCAAAGCTTAAGAATTTGCCGGCTTCAGGCTGTAAGCAGATCAAATTAATGGCGGTTGCTCTCTCAAGTGTTGATTTTGTTAAGAACTTACTTTGGTTCCTTTGTCAGTATAGCTGGTCTGTtgaaatagaaattataaaatgttattattaagttaaaatgttaattgtatttagtttgctattaGAATCATTTGTATACGAAGAAAGCAGCACAGTAACAGtttttgttcatttaaattttcttgtaaaatttctttattaagttttttcaCTTTATAAATAGCTTGCAATATCCTGTTTTGgttatttttaaacacttgAACACATTATCATTACCATTATCACTCAGactcaatttttatataacttcTTCTCACAcgcgtaaaatatttttttgatctGTTAACGAGACTTAACACAACGATTCTGGCCAAGCTCATGCTGAAGCTGCGCTTTATATAGGCACTGAACTGGTGATCAGATTTTAAATCCTGTATTAGTTATTGgctcatttaaatataagataAACTAGTATTTTGTTTACGCGTGGAGAGCTATATTACCCAGCTCGctgacattgttgttgttgctgttgttattgtttttgatatgcgcatattttgtataaaaatattattgaatttgtttactaGAAAACAGGTGCCTGGCCTGGcgctaaatttatgcagccatGAGTTGCAAATTTCTTTTCTCCACTTTTTAGCTtggcaactaaaactaaaactaatgcTATATCATAATCAAAAGAGTTTTGCTCTATTTAAGAAAGTCTAGCTCATTAGgcacgcaacaacaaaaaaaaaattgtatgctattaaattttttattttatttttatctacagcaacaaatatgctgctgctttattcaac
The DNA window shown above is from Drosophila busckii strain San Diego stock center, stock number 13000-0081.31 chromosome 3L, ASM1175060v1, whole genome shotgun sequence and carries:
- the LOC108600846 gene encoding 4-hydroxyphenylpyruvate dioxygenase — its product is MTSYTDKGTKPEAGKFLSFDHLTFYVGNAKQAASYYTTRLGFEPLGYQGLETGERRFAKYAVRQNKIKFVFVSAYTPDDEEHGLHLMRHGDGVKDVAFEVEDLDAIFTLAVSRGAEVVRDIWEESDEQGVVRFAQIKTYGDTTHTFVERSGYKGDFLPGFERAKEDVLLKHLPPTKLNFIDHVVGNQPDMEMESVASWYERILQFHRFWSVDDSQIHTEYSALRSIVMANYEETVKMPINEPANGKKKSQIQEYVDYYGGAGVQHIALNTSDIIEAVSNLRARGTEFLTIPASYYEILQEQLSRSRTVIKEDMEILQKLNILIDFDENGYLLQIFTKNCQDRPTLFLEVIQRYNHNGFGAGNFKSLFTAIEIEQAKRGNL
- the LOC108600050 gene encoding 39S ribosomal protein L15, mitochondrial — encoded protein: MANLRDASDKALKLLRTLPRVQIGNLRPNPNSKKPDKRGRAQHGGDKHGAGNKGSGQRQNFMRLGYETGNQPFYLRFPYEPYYKGHHMRRQYPPLSLLQLQVLIDTNRIDISQPVDITTLCNSGLLTLKPAEMEYGFQLTDEGLDNFKAKINIEVQHASEAVIAAVERNGGVIRTAYYDPRSLHILKNPKKWFEKGIPIPQRMLPPQDAIEYYTDAKNRGYLANPEEISKERLVLAQKYGYELPKIEEDASYEMLTAAKDARQLFLGLEPGWLINLVDKTIIKAKTT
- the LOC108600844 gene encoding uncharacterized protein LOC108600844, whose amino-acid sequence is MMQTVCVENAHEILQLKQRNGQLELQQKLNSPKRRRLSPKKLQKQRSCVFAHSTSPFVAESQNSLNMNIALVPSDDEEESIAETEQPVSPYKPWSTRRKFNNYNAENEQPAAKTEANWLRKTPLNRLTLGKGKAQNISPRLKQTRLQFDNSKESKPGDKDIIESSPNLYATLKQASQSRSLLQKNVNVSESSTSSNAATATTSNNNQTAFVLHDDDDSFFSLCPDATAPTLPPAPLSTATALPSLSSTSGSPSVMILTPETQEIVFVDDSLEEPSDLNTMDFMADKVSLSKLQRYEAKLIEEQQNAVKSKKQAKKPAAEPVKVKKEVLTEQIEAGNESTKLPDDFDLPDSEEEEEEVFPRPIIVKQEKQSVKERFNIDCEQCEKYINLMGSKLSDDRIRQFLSSCKHINERACEQNTPDGFWNPLMVSFAADDPRSKVLVERRFAK